DNA from Frateuria edaphi:
GGCCAATGACCAGCAGGGAAAGGAGCAGCCAGGGCAAGGCGTTGGGTTTGGGATGCATGTGCCAGTCCGGAGCGATTTGTCCAACATCGTTCGCCCTGAGCGTAACGCAGCGGAGCCGAAGGGCCAGCGCTTTCGTGGCCCTTCGACTTCGGCACTACCAGCCTGTGCTCAGGATGAGCGTCCTTTTTCCGATCAGAACCAGCGGCGCGTTTCGCCCTGCCCCGCCACATTCTCGACGCAGCGGCCACACAGCTCCGGATGGTCCGGCTGGCTGCCCACATCGGGACGACGGTGCCAGCAGCGCACGCACTTGGCCGCCTCGCTGGCCGTTGCCGACACCCAGGCTTCGCCGCCGGCCAGTTCCACCTTCACTGCCTCCTCGGAACGTGGCATCAACGGCGCCAGCGACGCGTCGGAGGTGATGAAGAAGAAACGCAGCTCGTCCTGCGCCGCCGCATACCGCTCGAGGAGGGCCGGATCGGCATGGATCGCCAGGTTCGCTTCCAGCGACGCGCCGATCTTGCCGTCCTTGCGCATGCTCTCGAGAACCCTTGCGCCCGTTTCGCGAATCGCCAGCAGCTCGGCCCACCAGGAACGCTGCTCGGCCGAGCCCTGCGTCGCGGCAAGCCCGTCGTACCAGGTCTCGAACAACACGCTCTGGCCACGCTCGCCGGGCAGTTGCTGCCAGATCTCTTCGGCGGTGAAGGCCAGGATCGGCGCCAGCCAGCGCACCAGCGCCTCGCCAATGCGGAACATCGCGCTCTGCGCGCTGCGCCGCCCGTGGCTGTCGGTCGGCATGGTGTAGAGACGGTCCTTGGTGATGTCCAGGTACAGCGCGCCCATCTCGTTGGTGCAGAAGTTCTGCACGCGCGCGACCACGTCGGGGAAGTCGTAGCGCTCGTAGGCAGCGATCACTGCCTGCTGCACGTCGAACGCCTGCTGCACCGCCCACTGGTCAAGCGGCAGCGTCTGCTCCACCGGCAGCAGGTGCCTGGTCGGATCGAAGCCGTCCAGATTGCCGAGCAGGAAGCGCGCGGTGTTGCGGATGCGCCGGTAGCTGTCCGAGACGCGCTTGAGGATCTCGTCCGAGACGGTCATCTCGTTGCGGTAGTCGGCCGACGCCACCCACAGCCGCAGCACGTCGGCGCCGAGCGTGTCCATCACTTTCTGCGGCGCGACCACGTTGCCCAGCGACTTGGACATCTTGCGACCGGACGCGTCGACCGTGAAGCCGTGCGTCAGCACTTCCTCATACGGCGCGCGGCCGTGGATCGCCGAGGAAGTGAGCAAGGACGACTGGAACCAGCCGCGGTGCTGGTCCGAGCCTTCCAGGTACATCACCTTGTATTGCGTGGCGTCGCCCTTCTGCAGCTCGGGCCGCTGGCCGATCACGCAGAAATGGGTGACGCCCGAATCGAACCACACATCGAGGATGTCGGTGACCTTCTCGTAGTCGCCGGCCTCATCGCCCAACAGTTCGGTCGCGTCGAGCTCGTACCACGCGTCGACGCCGCCCTGCTCGACCCGCTTCGCCACCTGCTCCAGCAACGCGACCGATTCAGGATGTGGCTCCTGCGTAGCCTTGTGCACGAACAATGCGATCGGCACGCCCCAGGTGCGCTGGCGGCTGATGCACCAGTCCGGTCGACCGGCAACCATGCCGGCGATGCGCTCCTCGCCCCAGGTCGGCACCCAGCGCACGTCCTTGATCGCCTTGAGCGCGGTGGCGCGCAGGTCCGCCTGCTCCATGCCGATGAACCACTGGGGCGTGGCGCGGAAGATCACCGGCGTCTTGTGGCGCCAGCAGTTGGGGTAGCTGTGTTCGATCTTCGCGTGCGCCAGCAGCACCCCGCGGCCGCGCAGCAGATCGACGATGGCATCGTTGGCCTTCCAGATGTGCATGCCCGCCAGCGGAAGGTCACCCGCCACCGGCACGTCCTCGCGGTAGGCACCGCGCGGACCGACGTAGTTGAGCGTTCCCAGGCCGTTCTCGCGACCGACGATGAAGTCCTCCATGCCGTGGTCCGGTGCGGTGTGCACGGCGCCGGTACCATCCTCGGCGGAGACGTGCTCGCCCAGCAGGACAGGGACTTCGCGCGGGTAGAACGGATGGTGCAGCTTGAGGCCGTCGAGGGCCGCGCCCCTGGCGTGACCGAGCACCTTCGGAGCGTCGACGCCGTAGCGCTTGAGGGCCGGCTCGACCAACGCGCTGGCGATCACCAGCAGCACCCGCCGGCCATCGCGCGCGGGCCCTTCGACCAGGGCGTATTCCAGATCCGCACCCAGTGCCACCGCCTGACTGGACGGCAACGTCCACGGCGTGGTGGTCCAGATCGGCACGGAAACGATCGCGTCACCTGCATCGGCGCCGAACCTGCCCGCCAATGCCTTCGAATCGACCGCGTCGTAAGCCACGTCCACGGCGGGGGACTGCTTGTCGCCGTACTCGATCTCCGCCTCGGCCAACGCCGAGCCGCAGTCGAAGCACCAGTAAACCGGCTTGGCGCCGCGCACCACGTGGCCATTCGCGACGATGCGCGCCAGCGCGCGCAGCATGTCGGCCTCGTAACGGAAGTCCATCGTCTTGTACGGATGCGACCAGTCGCCCAGCACGCCCAGCCGCTTGAAATCGGCGCGCTGCGCGTCGACCTGCTCCTGGGCGTACTCGCGGCATTTCTGGCGGAACGCGCGCGCGTCGAGTTTTTCGCCCGGCTTGCCGTGCTTCTTCTCCACCGCGATCTCGATCGGCAGGCCATGGCAGTCCCAACCGGGCACGTACGGCGAGCGGTAGCCGGCCAGCAGCTTGGACTTGACCACCATGTCCTTGAGGATCTTGTTGACCGCGTGGCCGATGTGGATCGCGCCGTTGGCGTACGGCGGGCCGTCGTGCAGCACGAACGCCTTGTCTCGACCGGCCACCTTCTGCTGGATCTGCGCGTAGCGGCCGACCTTCTCCCATTCGGCGAGCCAGTGCGGCTCGCGCTTGGGCAGGTCGCCGCGCATCGGGAAATCCGTCTGCGGCAGGTTGATCGTGCTCTTGTAGTCGTGCGTCATGTAGGGCTGTCCGTGAGGAGACGCCGGAAAGGCGCGATACGCGCCGGCGAACCGTTGAAAATAGTGGAAATTGCTGCGTTGCGGTAGAGGACGATGCTTGCAGGAGCGCACGTGTACGCGACGGGCGAGGCGGGCAGGCCGCCGTCGCACGGGTGCGCTCCTACATTCAGGCTTCCGCCAACCGCGGATTCATGCCCAGCAGCTCGCGCGCCTGGCGCGCGTCCTCGTGCATCTGCGCCGTCAGCGTCTCCAAGCCGTCGAACTTCTGTTCGTCACGCAGCTTGGCGACGAACTCGACCGCCATGCGCCGTCCATAAAGATCGCCCTCGAAGTCGAACAGGCACACTTCCAATACCGGCTGCGCAACCTGGTTGACCGTCGGCCGCAGCCCGAGCGATGCCACGCCCGGCCAGCTGCACGGCGCCTCGCCGAGCCCGACGCGCACCGCGAAAATGCCTTGGATCGGGCTGACCCGACCACGCAAGTGGATGTTGGCAGTGGGAAAGCCCAGCGTCCGGCCCAGCTGGTTGCCGCGCTCGACGCGCCCATCGATCACGAACGGTCGTCCGAGCAACGGCATGGCGCCGGCGAACTCGCCGGCCGCGAGCAGCGCCCGCACGCGGGTGGCCGACACGCGTGCGCCCTCGAGCAACACTGGCGGCATCACGCGCGTGATGAAACCCAGCTCCGCGCCCATGCGCTCGAGCATGGCCACGTCGCCCGTGCGTTTGTGGCCGAAGCGGAAATCCTCACCAACCCAGACCTCCCGCGCCGCCAGCCGCTCGACCAGCACGCGCCGCACGAAATCCCCGGCGGACATCGCCGTCAGCGCCGCGTTGAAACGCAGCATCAGCGCCTGCGCCATTCCGGCGGCCGCAAAACCCTTGAGCTTTTCTCGCACGCTGGACAGTCGCGGTACCGGATCGGGCGAGAAGTACGCCCGCGGCAGGGGCTCAAAACTGACCACCGCCGGCTGCGCCTCCAGTGCGGCCGCGCGGATGTGCACCTCGGCCAGCAGGGCCTGGTGCCCGCGATGCAGGCCGTCGAAGGCGCCGATGGCCACCACGCTGCCCTCGGGGGCCAGGCAGGGGCCCGCAAGGTCCCGGGAAAGTCTTGTCATCCGGCCAGTATAAGCGGACGCCCGTGGCGGGCTGTTCACGCTCTGGCAGGAGCGTCCTTGGGCGCCCCACCGAACATCAGACCCCGCGCAGTTCGCGCAGCCGGAAGCCCATGGCGAGCAGCGCCACCACGTAGGTCACCGCGCCCGCGCCCACCATCACGGCCAGGTGCCAGACGCGCGTGAAGGTCGGTACCGAGGTCCAGTCCTGCCACAGCCAGCGCCCCAACAGCAGCACAGCCACCATCGCCGCGCAGGCCACCGCCAGCCGCAGGAAATGCCGCGTCCAGCCGTGCTGGCGTTCGTACACCCCAGCCTGCCTGAGCCAGCGCCACAAAAGGCCCAGGTTGATGTAGCTGGCCAGCGCGCTGGCCATGCCCAACGCCATGTGCAGGCCCGGCACTTGCGCCAGCGCCTGCAGCCAGGGCGCCTGCTTCTGCGACGGGGTGGCCCACAGCGCGAACAGCAGCGCCACGAACAGCACGTTGAACGCCATGTTGGCGACCAGCGACGCCACGCCGGCCCGCACGGGCGTGCGCGTGTCCTGCCGCGCGTAGAACGCCGGCAGCAGCACCTTGACCAGCGCGAAGGCCGGCAGCCCGAAGCTCAATGCGGTGATCGACAGCGTGGCCATGCGGGTATCGAACGCATCGAATCGGCCATGCTGGAACAACGTCGCCACGAGCGGCTCGGCCAGCAGCATCAGGCCGAACATGGCCGGCACCGCGATCAGCAGCGTGGTGCGCAGACCCCAGTCCAGCGCGCGCGAGAAGCCGATGCGGTCGGTAGTCACGTGGTGGCGCGACAGCGAAGGCAGGATCACCGTGCCCAGCGCCACGCCGAACACGCCCAGCGGCAGTTCCAGGAACCGGTCCGCCTGCGACAGCCAGCTTTGCGAACCCGCGATCAGCAGCGAGGCGATCACCGTGTCCAGCAGCAGGTTGATCTGCGCCACCGAGGAACCGAACAGCGTGGGCACCATAAGCCGCATGATCCGGCGTACCTGCGGATGGCCCCAGCCCCAACGTGGCAGCGACAGCAGGTCCAGTCCGCGCAGCGCCGGCAACTGGAACAGCAACTGGAGGATGCCGGCGGCCAGGATCGCCCAGCCCAGTGCAAGGATCGGCGTTTCCAGCCACTTCGACAGCCACAGCGCGCCCGCGATCATGCACAGGTTGAGGATCACCGGCGTCAGCGCCGGCAGGCCGAAGCGGTGGAAGCTGTTGAGCGCGCCACCGGACAACGCGGTCAGCGACACGAACAGCAGGAACGGGAAGGTCAGTCGCAGCAGCTCCACGGTGAGCGCGAACTTCTTCGGCTCGTCCAGCGCACCCGGCGAGAACAGCATGGTGACCTCGGGCGCGAAGATCAGCCCGATCGCCGTCACCACCAGCAGCACGCCGCCCAGCGTGCCCGACACCCGCGCCATCAGCTCCTTGAGATCGGCATGGCTCCCGGTCTCCTTCACCTCCGTGAACACGGGCACGAAGGCGGTGGAGAACGAGCCCTCGGCGAACAGCCGGCGCATGAAATTGGGAATGCGGAAGGCCACCCAGAAGGCGTCGGTGGCCGCGTTCGCACCGAACGCCGAATTGATCGCCATGTCGCGCACCAGGCCGAGCACGCGGGAGATCATGGTCATGCTGCTGAAGGACAGCAGCCCGCGGAACATGCTGGGGGATTTCATGCGTGGAACGGAACCTGGCGCGGCCAAAGGCCTAGTGTGACAGCCCGCCGGGGCGCGCAGGTAGCCTCGACATGGCGACAAGAGGGATTGGAATCGTTCGCAGGTGCGCACCTGTGCGCGACCGCGGCTCGCACGAGGTGTACATGCCCCAAGCGGTCGAGACCGCCTAAACAGTTGACCGGCCAGCGCATTGCCCGCATAATTGCCCGTCTTTTTCCAACCCAAGCCTTCTCTGGAGTTCTACCTTGGCCAACATCAAGTCCGCGAAGAAGCGCGCGCGCCAGTCCGAGCAGCGCCGCCTGCGCAACGTCAGCGCCCGTTCCATGGTGCGCACCGCCCTGAAGAAGGTCGTCAAGGCCATCGAGGCGAAGGACAAGGCCGCCGCCGTGGAAGCCTTCGCCGCCGCCCAGCCGGTCATGGACCGCTACGCCGCGCGCGGTCTCATCCACAAGAACAAGGCCGCTCGCCACAAGAGCCGCCTCAACGCGAAGATCCACGAGCTGGCGTAAGCCGGCCTCGCGTATCCAAGGGTTGGTGGAAAGGCCGGCGCAAGCCGGCCTTTTCGTGTGTCCGGAAGAAAAGCAGGCAGCCACCCGGCCGCGTCCCTGCCCCGGTCAGGAAAAGCTGGTTGTGTAGACGCTGGGCGAGGCGAACAGGCCATCCTGCTTCTTCGCATCGCACACGGCGTAGGTAAACCCGCGCTGGATCGCGTGTGCGCCCACGGCACCGTCGCGCCGTAGCGCGAGGAAGCCCACCTGCATTTCCTTCGCCGCGTCCGGACGCTTCCTGACGATGCGCCGGACCGCCTCCTCGCAGGCTTCCTGGGGGCTGCGCCCCTGGCGCATCAGCTCGACCACCAGGAAGCTGCCAGCATTGCGGATGACCTCTTCGCCCACGCCCGTGGACGTGGCGCCACCCACTTCGCCGTCCACGTAGAGACCCGCGCCGATGATCGGGCTGTCGCCGACACGGCCGAGCAGCTTCCACGCCATGCCGCTGGTGGTGCATGCGCCGGCCAGGTGTCCGTGCGCGTCCACGGCGAGCATGCCGATGGTGTCGTGGTTGTCGTGCCCGCCAGGCAGGCTGCGGCGGTAGTCGAGGTTCTCGCTGTTGGCCACCGGCCGGTATTTCGCGGTCTTCAGCCACTCGCGCCAGGCCTTCTCGGCCTCGGGCGTCAGCAGGTTTTCCTCATGGAAGCCTTGCTCCCGGGCGAACTGCAGCGCGCCGTCGCCGACCAGCAGCACGTGCGGCGTGGCCTCCATCACCCGCCGCGCCACGCGGATCGGGTGAGCAATGCGTTCCAGGCACGCGACCGCGCCACATCGGCCGTCGCCGTCCATGATGCTGGCGTCCAGGGTGACGTGGCCGTCCCGATCCGGATAGCCGCCCTTGCCGACGCTGTGGTTGGCCAGGTCCGACTCGGGCACCTGGGCGCCCTGCTCCACCGCGTCCAGCGCCTTGCCGCCGCGGGCGAGTACGGCCCAGGCCGCCCGGTTGGCGGGCACGCCGAAATCCCAGGTGGAGATCACGCGGGCGCCGTCGGTGCCCGGCAGCGCGCCGTTCGACGGCGCCGCTGTGGCGGTAGCGAAGCGAGGCGCGGCGAGCGCGCCGGCGGCCAGCATGGAAGTCTTCAGGAATTCGCGGCGAGAGGGCATGAAGGAGACTCCTCGAACAGAAGCTCCGCATGATGCGCGAATCGGGGTGGGCAGGCGAATTTCGAGTTCCTGCTACCCCATCCGCTTGTCCTGAAGACGGAAATGACCCCGCGGCCGGCTCCAGTCCCGGCCATCCCCGATAACGGGAACCGCCACGACAGGCGGATGTGGAAAGCCTCGCGAGAGCGCGGCTTACTGCTCGCCGCGCAGCCGCACGTCGCCCGGCTGCATATCCACGCGTTCCTCGCGCACCTGGCGCTGGGACTCGAAGAAACGCTGCACCTGCTGGCAGACCGCCATGGTGTTGTCGCGCGCGATCGCCGACACCAGGAACCACGGCTCCTTCCATTCGAGCCGGGCGACGATGTCCTCGGCGATCGCCTGGCGCTCGTCCTCCGGCAGCACGTCGGCCTTGTTGAGTACCAGCCAGCGCGGACGCTCCAGCAACTCGGGGTCGAACTTGGCCAGTTCCTCTTCGATCGCCCGCACCTGTTCCACCGGGTCGGTGCCATCGATCGGCGCGATGTCCACAAGATGCAACAGCAGGCGCGTGCGCGAGACGTGGCGCAGGAACTGGATGCCCAGCCCCGCACCCTCGGCGGCGCCCTCGATCAGGCCGGGAATGTCGGCGATCACGAAGCTCTGGTCGGTGCCCAGGCTGACCACGCCCAGGTTCGGATGCAGCGTGGTGAACGGGTAATCGGCCACCCGCGGCGTCGCCGCCGAGACAGCGCGGATGAAGGTCGACTTGCCGGCATTGGGGAAGCCCAGCAGACCCACGTCCGCCAGCAGCTTGAGCTCGAGCTTGAGCTCGCGCACCTCGCCCGGCGTGCCCGGCGTGGACTTGCGCGGCGCGCGGTTGACCGAGCTCTTGAAATGGATGTTGCCCAGTCCGCCCTTGCCGCCCTCGGCCACCAGCAGGCGCTGGCCGTGCTGGGTCAGGTCGCCGATCACCTCGTCGGTGTCGACATTGGTGACGACAGTGCCGACCGGCACGCGAATGGCGGTGTCGTCGCCGCCCTTGCCGTACATGTCCGAGCCCATGCCGTTCTCGCCGCGCTGGGCCTTGAAGCTCCGCTGGTGGCGGAAGTCGATCAGCGTGTTGAGGCCTTCGTCGGCCACCAGCCACACCGAACCGCCGTGGCCGCCGTCGCCGCCGTTGGGGCCGCCGAACGGGATGAACTTCTCGCGACGGAAGCTGACGCAGCCGTTGCCGCCGTCACCGGCCTGGACTTTGATGATCGCTTCGTCGACGAATTTCATGGCATGGGGACCGGAACTGGGGGGATAACTGGAAGGTGGAAGCGCAAGGTTAACCGGGAAGCTGCATGTTCCCCGTTCCCCGCTCGCCGATCCCAAGCTTCACAAAAAACAAAAGCCCCGCCGGAGCGGGGCTTTCGCTGCAGCGTCGGGAGCGATCAGCCCTTGACGACGCTGACGAACTTGCGGTTGTTCTCGCCGCGGGTCTTGAACTCGACCACGCCGTCCGTCAACGCGAACAGGGTGTGGTCGCGGCCCAGGCCCACGCCGGTGCCGGCATGGAACTTGGTGCCACGCTGGCGGACGATGATGTTGCCGGCCTCGATGGCCTGACCACCATAGATCTTCACGCCCAGGTACTTCGGGTTCGAGTCGCGACCGTTGCGGGACGAACCTACGCCTTTTTTATGTGCCATGACTTAAATCCTCCGGCTCTGTATCAGGCGTTGATGCCCGTGATCTCGACTTCGGTGAAATGCTGCCGGTGCCCCATCTGCTTCTTGTGGTGCTTGCGGCGGCGGAACTTGATGATGCGGATCTTGTCCGCACGACCGTGGCGGCGCACGGTTGCCGAAACGGTGGCGCCGGCAACGGTCGGCACGCCGACGTTGACCGCGTCGCCCGAGCCAACCAGCAGAACCTGGTCGAAGCTCACGTTGGCGCCTTCCTCGGCATCCAGCAGCTCCACGCGCAGCACGTCGCCCTGCTGGACGCGGTACTGCTTGCCGCCGGTCTTGATGACTGCATAACTCATGGGATTGTCCCTTCTGTCGTTATTCTCTTGGGTTTCACCGCGCGCGTACCGGCCGTGGTGAACGGCGAAGTATAACGATGCCGTCCGGGGCTGGTCAATCTTTGAGCAGGGGCCTCAGGGGCTCGCCGACGAAGTACCTGCGGCGGGCGCGACCAGCTTCGTCCCCGGCGCCGCTGCCGGCGCGGCCGGGCAGCGGCCCTGGGCGTCGATCCTGCCGCTTTTTTGCAGCTCGGCCAGCATCGCCTGAGCTCGCTGGCGGCCCCATTCCTGGCCCAGTTGCATGCCCTCGGCCATGGTCGCGGGCATTTCGGTGATCACCTTCTTGCCTAGTGGTGAGCGGTAGAACTTGAGCAGCCCCTGGATGTCGGCCGCGCTGAAATGGCGCTGGTAGATCGGCACCATGCGCTCGGTCAGCTCCCGAGCCCCCTTGGCGTCGATGAAGCCCTGCCAGTAATCGCTCGGCACGCAGGGCAACTGCTGCTGCATCATCGCCGCCATCTGGCTGTTCATCTGCCCCAGCATCCGGTCGACGCCGAACACGTCCATCAGCTGGCGCACCTGCGCCTCGCTGGGCGGTTTGGGGGTGGCTGCCAGCGCGGTGCCGGTCCCCAGCAGCAAGGCCATGCCCATCAGGCTCCACATGCGCATGTGCATCTCCTCATCCCGTCCCGAGCCGGGTATTTGGCCACAGCCGCCAGCCTTTGCGTAGACCGGCGAAGGCCGCCCCCCCCCCCCCGGCGGGTGTGCGAGAGCAGTGGGCTGAAGCCCACCCTACCGAGTCTCAATTTCTGACCTCGGCAGGTTGGTATAGTGGCCGGTCTCCCCCATATCCCAGCGCGCATGGAAACCATACGCATCCGCGGCGCCCGCACGCACAACCTCAAGAACATCGACCTGGACCTGCCGCGCGATCGCCTGATCGTGATCACCGGCCTGTCCGGCTCGGGCAAATCCTCGCTCGCCTTCGACACGATCTACGCCGAAGGCCAGCGCCGCTACGTCGAGTCGCTCTCGGCGTACGCGCGGCAGTTCCTGTCGATGATGGAAAAGCCCGACGTCGACCATATCGAGGGCCTGTCCCCGGCGATCTCGATCGAACAGAAGTCGACCTCGCACAACCCGCGCTCGACCGTCGGCACGATCACCGAGATCTACGACTACCTGCGCCTGCTCTACGCCCGCGTTGGCACGCCGCGCTGTCCGGACCATGCCATCCCGCTGGAGGCGCAGACCGTCAGCCAGATGGTCGACGCCACGCTGGCGCTCGATGCCGACAAGCGCTGGATGCTGCTCGCGCCGGTCGTCCGCGAGCGCAAGGGCGAGCACGTGCAGGTGTTCGACCAGCTGCGCGCGCAGGGCTTCGTGCGCGCCCGCGTCGACGGGGTGGTGTACGAACTCGACGCGGTGCCACCGCTGACCCTGCGCCAGAAGCACACCATCGAGGTGGTGATCGACCGCTTCCGCCCGCGCGAAGACCTCAAGCAGCGCCTGGCCGAATCGTTCGAAACCGCGCTGCGGCTCGGCGACGGCCTGGTGATCGTGGTCGACATGGACGACGACAGCGCGCCCGAGCAACTGTTGTCCTCGCGCTACTCGTGCCCCGTCTGCGACTACTCGCTGCCGGAGCTGGAACCGCGGCTGTTCTCCTTCAACTCGCCGATCGGCGCCTGCCCCAGCTGCGACGGCCTGGGCGTGACCCAGGTGTTCGATCCGGCGCGCGTGGTCGGCCATCCGGAGCTCCCGCTCTCCAACGGCGCGATCCGCGGCTGGGACCGGCGCAACCCGCACTACTTCCAGATGCTGCTCTCGCTGGCCGCGCACTACGGCTTCGAGGCCGATACGCGCTGGCGCGACCTGCCCCCGCACATCCAGCAGGCGATCCTCTACGGCAGCGGCAAGGAGAAGATCGCCTTCCGCTACCTCACCGAGCGCGGCGGCCGGGTGACCCGCGAGCATGCCTTCGAGGGCATCCTCCCCAACCTCGAGCGGCGCTACAAGGAAACCGAGTCGTCCGCGGTGCGCGAGGAACTGGCCAAGTACATCAGCGACCACCCCTGCCCCACCTGCGAGGGCCAGCGCCTGAACCGGTCGGCGCGCAACGTGTTCGTGTCCGACCAGCCACTGCCGGCGCTGACCAACCGGTCGATCGACGACGCGCTGGGGTTTTTCGACGAGCTGAAGCTCGCCGGCTGGCGCGGCGAGATCGCGGCCAAGATCGTCAAGGAAATCCGCGAGCGGCTGACCTTCCTCAACGACGTGGGCCTCAACTACCTCACGCTGGACCGCCAGGCTGACTCCCTGTCCGGCGGCGAAGCCCAGCGCATCCGCCTGGCCAGCCAGATCGGCGCCGGCCTGGTCGGCGTGATGTACGTGCTGGACGAGCCCTCGATCGGCCTGCACCAGCGCGACAACGAGCGCCTGCTCGGCACGCTCACCCGCCTGCGCGACCTGGGCAACACGGTGATCGTGGTCGAGCACGATGAGGACGCCATCCGCATGGCCGACCACGTGCTCGACATCGGCCCCGGCGCCGGCGTGCACGGTGGCGAGGTGGTGGCACAGGGCACGCTCAAGGACATCCTGGGCTCGGAGCGCTCGATCACCGGCCAGTACCTCTCGGGCACGCGTGCCATCGAGGTCCCCGCCGAGCGGCGCAAGCCGGTCGACGAGGACGCCTGGCTGCGCC
Protein-coding regions in this window:
- the murJ gene encoding murein biosynthesis integral membrane protein MurJ is translated as MKSPSMFRGLLSFSSMTMISRVLGLVRDMAINSAFGANAATDAFWVAFRIPNFMRRLFAEGSFSTAFVPVFTEVKETGSHADLKELMARVSGTLGGVLLVVTAIGLIFAPEVTMLFSPGALDEPKKFALTVELLRLTFPFLLFVSLTALSGGALNSFHRFGLPALTPVILNLCMIAGALWLSKWLETPILALGWAILAAGILQLLFQLPALRGLDLLSLPRWGWGHPQVRRIMRLMVPTLFGSSVAQINLLLDTVIASLLIAGSQSWLSQADRFLELPLGVFGVALGTVILPSLSRHHVTTDRIGFSRALDWGLRTTLLIAVPAMFGLMLLAEPLVATLFQHGRFDAFDTRMATLSITALSFGLPAFALVKVLLPAFYARQDTRTPVRAGVASLVANMAFNVLFVALLFALWATPSQKQAPWLQALAQVPGLHMALGMASALASYINLGLLWRWLRQAGVYERQHGWTRHFLRLAVACAAMVAVLLLGRWLWQDWTSVPTFTRVWHLAVMVGAGAVTYVVALLAMGFRLRELRGV
- a CDS encoding N(4)-(beta-N-acetylglucosaminyl)-L-asparaginase — its product is MPSRREFLKTSMLAAGALAAPRFATATAAPSNGALPGTDGARVISTWDFGVPANRAAWAVLARGGKALDAVEQGAQVPESDLANHSVGKGGYPDRDGHVTLDASIMDGDGRCGAVACLERIAHPIRVARRVMEATPHVLLVGDGALQFAREQGFHEENLLTPEAEKAWREWLKTAKYRPVANSENLDYRRSLPGGHDNHDTIGMLAVDAHGHLAGACTTSGMAWKLLGRVGDSPIIGAGLYVDGEVGGATSTGVGEEVIRNAGSFLVVELMRQGRSPQEACEEAVRRIVRKRPDAAKEMQVGFLALRRDGAVGAHAIQRGFTYAVCDAKKQDGLFASPSVYTTSFS
- a CDS encoding bifunctional riboflavin kinase/FAD synthetase; this encodes MTRLSRDLAGPCLAPEGSVVAIGAFDGLHRGHQALLAEVHIRAAALEAQPAVVSFEPLPRAYFSPDPVPRLSSVREKLKGFAAAGMAQALMLRFNAALTAMSAGDFVRRVLVERLAAREVWVGEDFRFGHKRTGDVAMLERMGAELGFITRVMPPVLLEGARVSATRVRALLAAGEFAGAMPLLGRPFVIDGRVERGNQLGRTLGFPTANIHLRGRVSPIQGIFAVRVGLGEAPCSWPGVASLGLRPTVNQVAQPVLEVCLFDFEGDLYGRRMAVEFVAKLRDEQKFDGLETLTAQMHEDARQARELLGMNPRLAEA
- the rplU gene encoding 50S ribosomal protein L21, with the translated sequence MSYAVIKTGGKQYRVQQGDVLRVELLDAEEGANVSFDQVLLVGSGDAVNVGVPTVAGATVSATVRRHGRADKIRIIKFRRRKHHKKQMGHRQHFTEVEITGINA
- a CDS encoding DUF2059 domain-containing protein is translated as MRMWSLMGMALLLGTGTALAATPKPPSEAQVRQLMDVFGVDRMLGQMNSQMAAMMQQQLPCVPSDYWQGFIDAKGARELTERMVPIYQRHFSAADIQGLLKFYRSPLGKKVITEMPATMAEGMQLGQEWGRQRAQAMLAELQKSGRIDAQGRCPAAPAAAPGTKLVAPAAGTSSASP
- the cgtA gene encoding Obg family GTPase CgtA; the encoded protein is MKFVDEAIIKVQAGDGGNGCVSFRREKFIPFGGPNGGDGGHGGSVWLVADEGLNTLIDFRHQRSFKAQRGENGMGSDMYGKGGDDTAIRVPVGTVVTNVDTDEVIGDLTQHGQRLLVAEGGKGGLGNIHFKSSVNRAPRKSTPGTPGEVRELKLELKLLADVGLLGFPNAGKSTFIRAVSAATPRVADYPFTTLHPNLGVVSLGTDQSFVIADIPGLIEGAAEGAGLGIQFLRHVSRTRLLLHLVDIAPIDGTDPVEQVRAIEEELAKFDPELLERPRWLVLNKADVLPEDERQAIAEDIVARLEWKEPWFLVSAIARDNTMAVCQQVQRFFESQRQVREERVDMQPGDVRLRGEQ
- the rpmA gene encoding 50S ribosomal protein L27, with product MAHKKGVGSSRNGRDSNPKYLGVKIYGGQAIEAGNIIVRQRGTKFHAGTGVGLGRDHTLFALTDGVVEFKTRGENNRKFVSVVKG
- the rpsT gene encoding 30S ribosomal protein S20; this encodes MANIKSAKKRARQSEQRRLRNVSARSMVRTALKKVVKAIEAKDKAAAVEAFAAAQPVMDRYAARGLIHKNKAARHKSRLNAKIHELA
- the ileS gene encoding isoleucine--tRNA ligase is translated as MTHDYKSTINLPQTDFPMRGDLPKREPHWLAEWEKVGRYAQIQQKVAGRDKAFVLHDGPPYANGAIHIGHAVNKILKDMVVKSKLLAGYRSPYVPGWDCHGLPIEIAVEKKHGKPGEKLDARAFRQKCREYAQEQVDAQRADFKRLGVLGDWSHPYKTMDFRYEADMLRALARIVANGHVVRGAKPVYWCFDCGSALAEAEIEYGDKQSPAVDVAYDAVDSKALAGRFGADAGDAIVSVPIWTTTPWTLPSSQAVALGADLEYALVEGPARDGRRVLLVIASALVEPALKRYGVDAPKVLGHARGAALDGLKLHHPFYPREVPVLLGEHVSAEDGTGAVHTAPDHGMEDFIVGRENGLGTLNYVGPRGAYREDVPVAGDLPLAGMHIWKANDAIVDLLRGRGVLLAHAKIEHSYPNCWRHKTPVIFRATPQWFIGMEQADLRATALKAIKDVRWVPTWGEERIAGMVAGRPDWCISRQRTWGVPIALFVHKATQEPHPESVALLEQVAKRVEQGGVDAWYELDATELLGDEAGDYEKVTDILDVWFDSGVTHFCVIGQRPELQKGDATQYKVMYLEGSDQHRGWFQSSLLTSSAIHGRAPYEEVLTHGFTVDASGRKMSKSLGNVVAPQKVMDTLGADVLRLWVASADYRNEMTVSDEILKRVSDSYRRIRNTARFLLGNLDGFDPTRHLLPVEQTLPLDQWAVQQAFDVQQAVIAAYERYDFPDVVARVQNFCTNEMGALYLDITKDRLYTMPTDSHGRRSAQSAMFRIGEALVRWLAPILAFTAEEIWQQLPGERGQSVLFETWYDGLAATQGSAEQRSWWAELLAIRETGARVLESMRKDGKIGASLEANLAIHADPALLERYAAAQDELRFFFITSDASLAPLMPRSEEAVKVELAGGEAWVSATASEAAKCVRCWHRRPDVGSQPDHPELCGRCVENVAGQGETRRWF